In a genomic window of Mageeibacillus indolicus UPII9-5:
- the thiW gene encoding energy coupling factor transporter S component ThiW, whose amino-acid sequence MTNNRTSGGRGRQALMRTVMVAMFVAIGVVISPILRIEGLCPTAHLMNITVAAFMGPWYALLVACLTGIIRMLIMNIPPLALTGAIFGAMLSGLLYRGSHGKILAGVVGEVIGTGIIGAIISYPVMTLLWGRNNLTWFFYVPSFFLATLMGGTAAFVLLKALTYNGMLYNIQKSLGVQLYDAARKNK is encoded by the coding sequence ATGACAAACAATAGAACCTCCGGTGGCCGGGGCAGGCAGGCTTTGATGAGAACGGTAATGGTGGCTATGTTCGTGGCGATAGGGGTGGTAATTTCACCTATTTTGCGCATTGAAGGCCTGTGCCCAACTGCGCATCTGATGAACATAACGGTGGCCGCATTCATGGGCCCTTGGTATGCATTACTGGTTGCCTGCTTAACTGGCATCATTCGCATGCTAATCATGAACATACCGCCGTTGGCTTTGACCGGTGCCATTTTTGGGGCAATGCTTTCCGGCCTGCTTTATCGAGGCAGTCACGGCAAAATTTTGGCCGGTGTAGTTGGCGAAGTTATAGGGACGGGAATTATAGGAGCCATCATATCTTACCCGGTTATGACCCTACTGTGGGGGCGTAACAATTTGACATGGTTCTTCTATGTTCCATCGTTTTTTCTGGCCACTTTGATGGGTGGCACGGCAGCGTTCGTATTGCTCAAGGCTTTAACTTACAACGGTATGTTGTATAATATTCAAAAAAGTCTGGGAGTGCAGCTGTATGATGCAGCAAGAAAAAATAAGTGA